One genomic segment of Mycolicibacterium chubuense NBB4 includes these proteins:
- a CDS encoding DUF4396 domain-containing protein, with translation MGVRQWTDPAYWFLMQIGMVIGFATAWPADVRLLRRGIEEAV, from the coding sequence GTGGGTGTGCGTCAGTGGACCGATCCGGCCTACTGGTTCCTGATGCAGATCGGCATGGTGATCGGCTTCGCGACCGCGTGGCCGGCGGATGTCCGGCTTCTCCGTCGCGGCATCGAAGAGGCGGTGTGA
- a CDS encoding heme-binding protein: MMLPSQPFGSRSARAAVGAVAMAGAVFLGGTVTASAEPPAPPPPAPPNCSPADWAGVRAGVAAALSAYLFTHPPVNDFFATLKGQSRDEIQPKVQTYLDANPQVRSELQGIRQPADDFLARCNQQPNPPNVPIP; encoded by the coding sequence ATGATGTTGCCATCACAACCTTTTGGAAGCCGGTCGGCAAGGGCAGCCGTGGGCGCCGTCGCAATGGCCGGTGCGGTGTTTCTCGGCGGCACCGTCACGGCAAGTGCCGAGCCGCCGGCGCCGCCGCCACCCGCGCCACCGAACTGCTCGCCCGCGGATTGGGCCGGCGTGAGGGCGGGCGTTGCCGCGGCGCTGTCGGCATACCTGTTCACCCACCCTCCGGTGAATGACTTCTTCGCGACGCTCAAAGGCCAATCCAGAGACGAGATTCAGCCGAAGGTACAGACGTATCTGGACGCCAATCCTCAGGTCCGCAGCGAACTGCAGGGCATCAGGCAACCCGCGGACGACTTCCTGGCCCGGTGCAACCAGCAACCGAATCCGCCGAACGTCCCGATTCCCTGA
- a CDS encoding LLM class flavin-dependent oxidoreductase: MTETTNVATRPTRLGCVYLPQFAPEWLAATARGADEAGLDELWVWEDCFLTGGISAAAIALSSSNTLTVGVGVAPVPMRNPALTAMEVATLARAFPGRVRVGVGHGVQDWMAQIGAKVGSPMTLLREHLTCITALLRGDRVTYQGRYVRLDDVALDWPPPPDTELLAAAVGPKTLRLTGELASGTVITQCTTPAELREAVAHVRAGNALVGPTKESSIVVYVLSAAGPNAEADLAAEIKRWDADKTGDLGVCGTAEGIALGVRRWVDAGADTIVLQPPVDAAIEDFVRFAGTEVKPLL; this comes from the coding sequence ATGACCGAGACGACGAATGTCGCAACGCGGCCGACACGACTGGGGTGTGTGTATCTTCCCCAGTTCGCGCCCGAATGGTTGGCCGCGACGGCGCGCGGTGCCGACGAGGCGGGCCTCGACGAGCTGTGGGTCTGGGAAGACTGCTTTCTCACCGGCGGGATCTCGGCTGCTGCGATCGCGCTGTCGAGCAGCAACACACTCACCGTCGGAGTCGGCGTCGCCCCGGTTCCCATGCGCAACCCTGCGCTGACCGCAATGGAGGTCGCGACGTTGGCGCGCGCATTCCCCGGTCGGGTACGCGTCGGCGTCGGCCACGGCGTGCAGGACTGGATGGCGCAGATCGGTGCGAAGGTGGGCTCCCCGATGACGCTGTTGCGCGAGCATCTCACATGCATCACGGCGCTTCTGCGCGGTGATCGGGTCACCTACCAGGGCCGTTACGTTCGACTGGACGACGTCGCCCTCGATTGGCCGCCGCCACCTGACACCGAATTGCTCGCCGCAGCAGTGGGTCCGAAGACGTTGCGACTCACGGGGGAGCTCGCCTCCGGCACAGTCATCACCCAGTGCACCACTCCCGCCGAACTGCGTGAGGCGGTCGCGCACGTCCGAGCCGGTAATGCGTTGGTAGGCCCAACCAAGGAGTCTTCGATCGTCGTCTACGTGCTGAGCGCCGCCGGTCCGAACGCCGAGGCCGATTTGGCCGCAGAGATCAAGCGCTGGGACGCCGACAAGACCGGCGACCTCGGCGTGTGCGGCACCGCCGAGGGGATCGCCCTTGGTGTCCGGAGGTGGGTCGACGCCGGCGCCGACACGATCGTGCTGCAGCCCCCCGTCGACGCGGCCATCGAAGACTTCGTGAGGTTCGCCGGCACGGAGGTCAAGCCCCTTCTCTGA
- a CDS encoding metal-dependent hydrolase encodes MPEVELHHDGHPAFRRQVRFDWSNLPVHWVPGNPFATHMINVLHLLLPEGERHFIKAVLEASSLVDDPELEAAIKPFIQQESWHAWAHQVVLDRLAEQGIDTAPYTDRLGRTLSLTLGDPPKFLPAPLKRWWLYRRLADVASLEHFTAVLGQWILQNKGLEKAGADPTMLDLLRWHGAEEVEHRSLVFDVYQNVSGSYAIRAFSMLMTAPLFVGWWIAGARYLMANDKSIDTKWRWRDWRRAARQDLLPDPWNFLVAVPLRYMRPSHHPGPEANTQAALDYLAYSPAARDARERAREHERTAAARAAHG; translated from the coding sequence ATGCCTGAGGTGGAACTGCATCACGACGGGCATCCGGCGTTTCGTCGCCAGGTCCGCTTCGACTGGTCGAATCTGCCGGTGCACTGGGTGCCGGGCAATCCGTTCGCGACGCACATGATCAACGTATTGCACCTGCTTCTGCCCGAGGGGGAGCGGCACTTCATCAAAGCGGTCCTCGAGGCCTCTTCACTCGTCGACGACCCGGAACTGGAGGCGGCGATCAAGCCGTTCATTCAGCAGGAGTCGTGGCACGCCTGGGCGCATCAGGTGGTGCTCGACCGGTTGGCGGAGCAAGGCATCGACACCGCGCCCTATACCGACCGCCTCGGTCGAACTCTGTCGCTCACGCTGGGTGACCCGCCCAAGTTCTTGCCGGCGCCCTTGAAACGGTGGTGGTTGTACCGGCGTCTGGCCGACGTCGCGTCGCTCGAACATTTCACCGCGGTCCTGGGACAGTGGATCCTGCAGAACAAGGGGCTGGAGAAAGCCGGTGCCGACCCGACGATGCTCGACCTGCTGCGCTGGCATGGCGCCGAGGAGGTCGAGCACCGCTCGTTGGTCTTCGATGTCTATCAGAACGTCAGCGGAAGCTACGCCATCAGGGCATTCTCGATGCTGATGACGGCACCGTTGTTCGTCGGCTGGTGGATCGCGGGAGCCCGCTACCTGATGGCCAACGACAAGAGCATCGACACCAAGTGGCGCTGGCGGGATTGGCGTCGGGCGGCCCGACAGGACTTGCTCCCCGACCCCTGGAATTTCCTGGTGGCGGTGCCGCTGCGGTACATGCGCCCGAGTCACCATCCGGGCCCGGAGGCGAACACCCAGGCGGCACTGGACTACCTGGCGTACTCGCCTGCGGCTCGGGACGCCCGCGAGCGCGCTCGGGAACACGAACGGACGGCGGCGGCACGGGCGGCACATGGCTGA
- a CDS encoding AMP-dependent synthetase/ligase — MSTDTNHKSTTKTPASVAGMFLDRVRESGDREAFRRLDGDRWISVTWQEAARQVEDLAAGLLALGIQPEQRIGIASSTRYEWVLADLAIMCAGAATTTVYPTTNSTDTAYILSDSQCRVVFAEDETQLEKLNEHRDDLPGVEKVVLFDGGGDGDRIISLADLADIGKKYLADHPACVQAVAESIESDKLATLIYTSGTTGKPKGVRLSHRAWVYEGTTVADFDILHEDDLQLLWLPLAHAFGKVLITAQLACGFASAIDGRVDKIVPNMAEVKPTFMGAAPRIFEKAYARVVTSQEGVKGQLFSAAFAAGREADRYRLAGRRIPLPLTIAHAIFDRLVFSKVRDVFGGRIKFFISGSAPLNRDIAEWFHAAGLLILEGYGLTETAAGAFINRPDNYKLGTVGRAFEGTAVRIADGGEVQVQGPCVMDGYHNLPDKTAEALTEDGWLRTGDKGELDDDGFLTITGRIKELFKTSGGKYVAPPAIEGKFMALCPYASHILVFGESRNFCVALITLDPDALADWAEQRGLGDKSYAGLVKSDAVRDMVGEYVAKLNSQLNRWETIKKWALLDHELSIEGGELTPSLKLKRSVIETQNQELLDSFYS, encoded by the coding sequence ATGTCGACCGACACCAACCACAAATCCACGACCAAGACACCGGCGAGCGTGGCCGGAATGTTTCTCGACCGCGTCAGAGAATCCGGCGACAGGGAGGCGTTCCGCAGACTCGATGGGGACCGATGGATATCGGTCACATGGCAGGAGGCTGCTCGACAGGTAGAAGACCTGGCCGCCGGGCTGTTGGCGCTGGGCATCCAACCTGAGCAACGTATCGGCATCGCCTCGAGCACCAGATACGAATGGGTCCTCGCCGATCTGGCGATCATGTGTGCCGGCGCCGCCACCACCACGGTGTATCCCACGACCAACTCAACCGACACCGCCTACATCTTGAGCGATTCCCAGTGCCGGGTCGTCTTCGCGGAGGACGAGACGCAGCTCGAGAAGCTCAACGAACACCGCGACGACCTGCCCGGCGTCGAGAAGGTGGTGCTTTTCGACGGAGGGGGCGATGGTGACCGCATCATCTCCCTCGCCGATCTCGCCGACATCGGGAAGAAGTACCTCGCCGATCACCCGGCGTGTGTGCAGGCAGTGGCGGAATCGATCGAATCAGACAAACTGGCGACGTTGATCTACACATCGGGTACGACGGGCAAACCCAAAGGTGTGAGATTGTCACACCGGGCGTGGGTGTACGAGGGCACCACGGTCGCCGACTTCGACATCTTGCACGAGGACGACCTGCAGCTCTTGTGGCTGCCGCTGGCCCACGCATTCGGCAAGGTGTTGATCACGGCCCAGTTGGCATGCGGCTTCGCCAGCGCCATCGACGGCCGCGTGGACAAGATCGTCCCGAACATGGCCGAGGTCAAGCCGACATTCATGGGCGCCGCCCCGCGCATCTTCGAGAAGGCATATGCGCGCGTCGTCACCTCTCAGGAGGGCGTCAAGGGGCAACTCTTCTCCGCCGCCTTCGCCGCGGGACGTGAGGCCGACCGCTACAGGCTTGCCGGCAGGCGGATTCCCTTGCCGCTGACGATCGCCCACGCCATCTTCGACCGCCTGGTCTTCAGCAAGGTGCGTGACGTGTTCGGCGGGCGCATCAAGTTCTTCATCTCCGGTTCGGCGCCACTGAACCGCGACATCGCGGAGTGGTTTCACGCCGCAGGCTTGCTGATCCTCGAGGGCTATGGCCTGACCGAGACTGCTGCCGGCGCATTCATCAACCGACCCGACAACTACAAGCTCGGAACTGTCGGGCGTGCATTCGAGGGCACGGCGGTGCGGATCGCCGACGGAGGCGAAGTGCAGGTGCAGGGGCCGTGCGTCATGGACGGCTATCACAACCTGCCCGACAAGACGGCGGAGGCGCTGACCGAGGACGGGTGGTTGCGCACCGGCGACAAGGGTGAGTTGGACGATGATGGATTTCTCACGATCACCGGCCGGATCAAGGAGTTGTTCAAGACCTCGGGCGGGAAATATGTTGCACCGCCGGCGATTGAAGGCAAATTCATGGCGCTGTGTCCGTATGCGAGCCACATCCTGGTCTTCGGTGAATCCCGCAACTTCTGCGTTGCGTTGATCACGCTGGATCCCGACGCGCTGGCGGACTGGGCCGAGCAGCGCGGCCTCGGTGACAAGTCCTACGCCGGTCTGGTGAAGTCAGATGCGGTGCGAGATATGGTCGGCGAGTATGTGGCCAAGCTCAATTCGCAGTTGAATCGCTGGGAGACCATCAAAAAGTGGGCGTTGCTCGACCACGAGCTGTCCATAGAAGGTGGCGAGCTGACACCCTCGCTGAAGCTGAAGCGTTCGGTGATCGAAACGCAGAACCAAGAACTGCTCGACTCGTTCTACTCCTGA
- a CDS encoding TetR/AcrR family transcriptional regulator, with amino-acid sequence MTINDSPSARERLIDTSYELFTRRGICGVGIDEVVDKAGVAKATLYRHFPSKDDLVLAFLQRRAELWTDEVIDRQPRERAETPREQLLALFDVFDEWFHRRSEYEACSFIKVLFEVGSEGRIGAACVAHLDRIRDILRDRAEQAGLRDPEALAWSLNILIKGSIVCAAEGDIESARRARPIAERLIDEHTADNAEQRS; translated from the coding sequence ATGACGATCAACGACTCGCCCAGCGCGCGCGAGCGACTCATCGACACGAGCTATGAACTGTTCACCCGGCGTGGCATCTGCGGCGTCGGCATCGACGAGGTCGTCGACAAGGCCGGCGTCGCCAAGGCCACCCTGTATCGGCATTTCCCGTCCAAGGACGACCTGGTGCTGGCATTCCTTCAGCGTCGCGCCGAGTTGTGGACCGACGAAGTGATCGACCGTCAGCCCCGCGAGCGCGCCGAGACACCGAGGGAGCAGCTACTCGCGCTGTTCGACGTGTTCGACGAATGGTTCCACCGGCGCTCCGAATACGAGGCCTGCTCGTTCATCAAGGTCCTCTTCGAGGTGGGCAGCGAAGGCCGCATCGGTGCGGCGTGCGTGGCTCACCTCGACAGGATTCGCGACATCCTCCGTGACCGCGCCGAACAGGCCGGCTTGCGCGACCCGGAGGCCCTGGCCTGGAGCCTCAACATTCTGATCAAGGGCAGCATCGTGTGCGCCGCCGAGGGCGATATCGAATCGGCCAGACGAGCGAGACCGATCGCGGAACGGCTCATCGACGAGCACACCGCCGACAACGCCGAGCAGCGTTCCTGA
- a CDS encoding NAD(P)/FAD-dependent oxidoreductase, with translation MPSNKQLRQVVVVGAGVAGTMAAQTLRAEGYDGELTLVGAERYAAYHRPALSKKLLTGEVYRAGIDMAPQNEFEVRALRGVSAVGLDMASRTVQLREGADERTMPFDGLVIASGADVRPWPGGSVPDGVMPLRTVDDCLAIRSKLGRRTRVVVVGGGFIGTEVAASLRSLGLTVTLVSREDALLQSALGEEMGSCWTDLHRRHGVDVHLGVAVESLVGDGHVKAVRLSDGLKLKADLVLFGLGVEPATGWLRGSGIPVDKGVVCDATGAVEGVPGVVAAGDVARWWHPLYQEHLRIEHWDQASRQGVTVARTLLAGPGNAEEYDAVPYFWSDQYDVKLQLVGVPTGHDNVEVVEGSVREGEFVAAYGKNGRTIAVLSTIPGRVNDYRGVIADAAAFPPRLNAKADSTTST, from the coding sequence ATGCCGTCGAATAAGCAGCTGAGACAGGTGGTGGTGGTCGGTGCGGGAGTGGCAGGCACCATGGCCGCGCAAACGTTGCGGGCGGAGGGTTACGACGGTGAGCTGACACTCGTCGGGGCCGAACGGTATGCCGCTTACCATCGGCCGGCGTTGTCCAAGAAGCTTCTCACCGGCGAGGTGTACCGGGCGGGTATCGACATGGCGCCGCAGAACGAATTCGAAGTTCGTGCCTTGCGGGGCGTCAGTGCCGTCGGACTCGACATGGCTTCGCGGACAGTGCAATTGCGTGAGGGCGCCGACGAGCGAACCATGCCGTTCGACGGGCTGGTCATCGCCAGTGGAGCCGACGTCCGGCCGTGGCCCGGCGGGTCCGTGCCCGACGGTGTGATGCCGCTGCGCACCGTCGACGATTGCCTGGCCATTCGCTCCAAGCTCGGCAGACGTACTCGCGTGGTGGTGGTCGGTGGCGGGTTCATCGGTACGGAGGTCGCCGCAAGCCTGCGCTCACTGGGCCTGACGGTGACCCTTGTGAGCCGGGAAGACGCCCTGCTTCAGTCCGCGCTGGGCGAGGAGATGGGCAGTTGCTGGACCGACCTGCATCGTCGGCACGGGGTGGACGTACACCTCGGCGTCGCGGTCGAATCTCTGGTCGGCGACGGTCATGTGAAGGCCGTCCGACTCAGCGACGGTTTGAAATTGAAAGCCGATCTGGTTCTGTTCGGCCTCGGGGTGGAACCGGCCACGGGTTGGCTGCGGGGCTCCGGCATCCCGGTCGACAAGGGTGTGGTCTGCGACGCGACGGGCGCAGTCGAGGGGGTGCCTGGCGTCGTCGCCGCGGGGGATGTCGCGCGCTGGTGGCACCCGCTCTATCAAGAACACCTGCGGATAGAGCACTGGGACCAAGCCTCCCGGCAGGGTGTGACGGTGGCGCGGACGCTGCTGGCCGGACCTGGCAACGCCGAAGAATACGACGCGGTTCCGTACTTCTGGTCCGACCAGTACGACGTGAAACTACAACTCGTGGGTGTGCCCACCGGCCATGACAACGTAGAAGTCGTCGAAGGCAGTGTCCGGGAGGGGGAGTTCGTCGCGGCGTACGGGAAGAACGGACGAACCATCGCCGTGCTCAGCACCATCCCCGGTCGCGTGAACGACTACCGCGGCGTGATCGCCGATGCCGCAGCGTTTCCTCCGCGACTGAACGCGAAAGCCGATTCGACCACTTCGACATGA
- a CDS encoding L,D-transpeptidase family protein, whose protein sequence is MTMAKTLAAVAGQLGVMLASLLLVAPAAAEPVTSPAGQPLQWIIVGVPAANATTGSLTAFQRYGQQWKVVLGPTPAKVGELGVGAPADGVHRTPVGTFAFDQAFGRQPNPGTRMPYFQAGNQDWWDEDARSPTYNTHVRRSGSPSSIAENLYDSGPVYDYAVNIAVNPQRIPGRVSGIFLHVTDGSPTWGCVAIGRDEMRSLLNWLDPSASPLITIGVGSPSLIPSGS, encoded by the coding sequence ATGACAATGGCCAAGACACTCGCGGCGGTCGCGGGGCAACTCGGAGTGATGCTCGCCAGCCTGCTGCTCGTCGCGCCCGCGGCGGCGGAGCCGGTGACGTCCCCCGCCGGCCAGCCGCTGCAATGGATCATAGTGGGCGTCCCTGCGGCCAATGCGACAACTGGAAGCCTCACTGCGTTCCAACGCTACGGTCAGCAGTGGAAGGTGGTCCTGGGACCGACACCCGCCAAGGTCGGCGAGCTCGGCGTCGGCGCTCCCGCCGACGGCGTTCATCGCACCCCGGTGGGAACGTTCGCCTTCGACCAGGCTTTCGGTCGCCAACCCAACCCCGGCACTCGAATGCCTTACTTCCAGGCCGGCAACCAGGACTGGTGGGACGAAGACGCCCGATCACCCACGTACAACACACACGTGCGCCGATCCGGCAGTCCCTCGTCGATCGCGGAGAATCTGTACGACTCCGGCCCGGTCTACGACTACGCGGTGAACATCGCCGTAAACCCGCAACGGATCCCGGGCCGGGTGTCCGGGATATTCCTTCACGTGACCGACGGTAGCCCCACCTGGGGATGTGTGGCCATCGGCCGCGACGAAATGCGCTCCCTGTTGAATTGGCTCGACCCATCCGCGTCGCCTCTGATCACCATCGGCGTCGGAAGCCCGTCACTCATCCCATCCGGATCGTGA
- a CDS encoding ferredoxin, translating to MKVLVDFDTCDGNGVCMSICREVFDVREDGLHVLQEQPGEELRDKLIGAQVSCPTGAITVKD from the coding sequence ATGAAAGTCTTGGTCGATTTCGACACGTGCGATGGCAACGGCGTCTGCATGAGCATCTGCCGGGAGGTGTTCGACGTCCGAGAAGACGGCCTCCACGTGCTGCAGGAGCAGCCCGGAGAAGAGTTGCGCGACAAGCTGATCGGTGCGCAGGTGTCCTGCCCAACGGGTGCGATCACGGTGAAGGACTGA
- a CDS encoding cation:proton antiporter, with protein MALTLAFGLVLLTSVSLSGLAARTVLSTALLFLVAGALLGPGGFGVDDIHAGDEIVTVLADLALFTVLFTDGQRACLPALRENWRLSGRALGLGMPLTMVGIAMPAHYLLGLDWTTAFLIGAILSPTDPVFASALVGRDDVPLRLRRLLNVESGLNDGLALPFVLIFLATARHENTELKSLILELVLGLVMGAAIAAAVALLWRLPLFSAEPRLQPLGPAAIAIVVYASCHLLHANAYLAAFAAGSVLATLDGVASDRFQPFGDLVSELTKFAALLVFGALITPERLFGLSWTQWILPVVAILVVRPAALLLSLIRTRLPTRERVTAAWFGPKGFASVVYGLLVLQSGIPDSQVVFDIVAATIALSIVVHSTTDVPAAKMLRVEPPNDLPNAAPDEQPAEVSGDRAPT; from the coding sequence ATGGCGCTGACCCTCGCCTTCGGACTGGTGCTGCTCACCAGTGTGTCCCTGTCCGGCCTGGCGGCCCGAACGGTCCTCTCCACCGCTCTGCTGTTCTTGGTCGCCGGCGCCCTGCTGGGGCCCGGGGGTTTCGGGGTGGACGACATCCATGCCGGCGACGAGATCGTCACGGTACTCGCTGACCTCGCGTTGTTCACGGTGCTGTTCACCGACGGCCAGCGGGCTTGCCTGCCAGCTCTGCGGGAGAACTGGCGACTGTCGGGCCGGGCCCTGGGGCTCGGGATGCCGCTGACCATGGTGGGCATCGCGATGCCCGCGCACTATCTGCTCGGACTCGATTGGACCACAGCGTTTCTCATCGGCGCCATCCTCTCCCCGACCGACCCTGTCTTCGCCTCGGCGCTGGTGGGCAGAGACGATGTACCGCTGCGGCTGAGGCGGCTGCTCAACGTCGAATCGGGACTCAACGACGGGCTCGCCCTGCCGTTCGTGCTGATCTTCCTCGCGACCGCGAGACACGAGAACACCGAGTTGAAAAGCCTCATCCTCGAGTTGGTGCTCGGCTTGGTTATGGGAGCCGCGATCGCCGCTGCCGTCGCGTTGTTGTGGCGGCTCCCTCTGTTCAGCGCCGAGCCCAGGCTCCAACCGCTCGGGCCCGCGGCGATCGCGATCGTCGTGTACGCGAGCTGCCATCTCCTGCACGCCAACGCCTATCTCGCCGCGTTCGCCGCAGGTTCGGTGCTGGCGACACTGGACGGCGTGGCCTCCGACAGGTTCCAGCCTTTCGGGGACCTCGTATCGGAGTTGACGAAGTTCGCTGCCCTGTTGGTGTTCGGTGCGCTGATCACTCCCGAGCGCTTGTTCGGCTTGAGCTGGACCCAGTGGATACTGCCCGTGGTCGCGATCCTGGTGGTACGGCCGGCTGCACTGCTCCTCTCGCTGATCCGCACCCGGTTGCCAACACGCGAGCGGGTGACGGCGGCATGGTTCGGGCCGAAAGGATTCGCGTCGGTGGTCTACGGCTTATTGGTCTTGCAGTCCGGAATCCCCGACAGTCAAGTCGTGTTCGACATCGTGGCGGCGACCATCGCGCTGTCGATCGTCGTGCACTCCACGACTGACGTACCCGCCGCGAAGATGCTTCGCGTGGAGCCACCCAACGACCTCCCGAACGCTGCCCCCGACGAGCAGCCCGCCGAGGTGAGTGGTGACCGAGCGCCGACCTGA
- a CDS encoding helix-turn-helix transcriptional regulator, translating into MAVDVDVAGRRSRCERRRCCGLMITVAAFSEMLSMIYAAAVTPDLWDEAIAHIHHTFVTATVAGRRVRSTSLVFTDGVSRSMTGALSPETQPGSYAEHFGRHDYVLQTVERGPVGVLRTGTEVIEPRTSAEFFNDWIRPNGLTDGIFVRLTNEAEPTSFLIAGTQGSETFDNQDLTQLFTMLVPHLQHGLRVQNGLTSLSRRTGELADALDYVEHGIVIVAAGLRLVHANAAAERMLREGDGLISRAGRLAASAPRMCLRLEALLNFALDGDAFGIRHGGSLACDRPSGRRPYAVHVVPMNHPRTEVVSRGPTAQVVIVDPERRPIPASDVLRELFSLTKTETAVAQLTLNGEGLGPIGDHLQLSRDTVKTHLGNVFSKTATHRQAELVRLLLAVTV; encoded by the coding sequence GTGGCGGTCGATGTCGATGTCGCTGGCCGCCGCTCCAGATGCGAGCGAAGGCGGTGTTGCGGACTGATGATCACTGTCGCTGCTTTCTCAGAGATGTTGTCGATGATCTATGCCGCGGCGGTCACCCCGGACTTGTGGGATGAGGCGATCGCGCACATTCATCACACCTTCGTGACGGCGACCGTCGCGGGGCGACGGGTGCGGTCCACGTCGCTGGTGTTCACCGACGGAGTCAGCCGGTCGATGACCGGCGCCTTGTCACCGGAAACCCAACCGGGTTCCTACGCCGAGCACTTCGGTCGCCACGACTATGTTCTGCAGACCGTTGAGCGCGGACCAGTTGGTGTGTTGCGCACCGGGACGGAAGTGATCGAGCCCCGCACAAGCGCCGAGTTCTTCAACGATTGGATTCGTCCGAACGGCCTGACCGATGGCATCTTCGTTCGGCTGACGAACGAAGCCGAGCCGACGAGCTTCCTGATCGCAGGAACGCAAGGCTCCGAGACATTCGACAACCAAGACCTGACACAGTTGTTCACCATGCTCGTCCCGCACCTCCAGCACGGGCTGCGCGTGCAGAACGGTCTGACGAGTTTGTCACGTCGCACCGGTGAGCTCGCGGATGCACTGGACTACGTCGAACACGGGATCGTCATCGTCGCCGCCGGCTTGCGTCTCGTGCACGCCAACGCCGCGGCCGAGCGCATGTTGCGCGAAGGCGACGGATTGATTTCGCGCGCCGGTCGTCTCGCAGCTTCAGCCCCCCGGATGTGCCTGCGACTGGAGGCCTTGCTGAACTTCGCACTCGACGGGGATGCGTTCGGCATCCGCCATGGCGGCTCTCTGGCGTGTGACCGCCCGTCCGGCCGTCGCCCCTACGCTGTCCACGTCGTGCCGATGAACCATCCGAGGACCGAGGTCGTTTCTCGGGGACCAACTGCCCAGGTCGTCATCGTCGATCCCGAGCGGCGTCCGATACCGGCATCCGACGTGCTCCGCGAGCTGTTCAGTCTGACCAAGACCGAGACCGCGGTCGCGCAGCTCACGCTGAACGGTGAAGGTCTGGGACCGATCGGGGACCACCTACAACTGTCCCGCGATACCGTGAAAACGCACTTGGGCAACGTCTTCAGCAAGACCGCGACACATCGCCAAGCCGAACTGGTGCGGCTTCTGCTCGCCGTGACGGTCTAG